Proteins encoded together in one Marinithermus hydrothermalis DSM 14884 window:
- a CDS encoding C45 family autoproteolytic acyltransferase/hydolase, producing the protein MNLPYLRLEGPPPAQGRAHGEALKDRIHHNLEVYRERFALEGAAWPGVLERAALYLPYLERCHPGYATGMRAIATASGAPLEAIAALNLRYEILYYQFTRNLLREGCTSFAVRPEATRDGHLLMGQNWDWFPEVAGAVVRTTEPDGLETLGYTEAGILGAKIGLNSAGVGVGVNGLTSTADAWDRRTTPFHVRLWRVLRARTFNAAVAVVTDKPRACSMNLLIGQAPDRVVSLEAAPDGMYRLTCRDGCLTHANHFTHPEALGVTEPPDPHRPHSVAREARLHALLRAARPLTVEKIQRILQDGEGQPWDLCRHALPDLPPDERYATVVSVVMDLTARTLHLADGPPCTHAFQTFAL; encoded by the coding sequence GTGAACCTCCCGTACCTGCGGCTCGAGGGCCCCCCGCCCGCCCAAGGGCGCGCGCACGGGGAAGCCCTGAAGGACCGGATTCACCACAACCTCGAGGTCTACCGCGAGCGCTTCGCTCTGGAGGGCGCCGCGTGGCCCGGGGTGCTCGAGCGGGCCGCCCTTTACCTCCCGTACCTCGAGCGCTGCCACCCGGGGTACGCGACGGGCATGCGGGCCATCGCCACGGCGAGCGGCGCCCCGCTCGAGGCGATCGCCGCGCTGAACCTGCGCTACGAGATCCTGTACTACCAGTTCACCCGCAACCTGCTTCGCGAGGGGTGCACGAGCTTCGCGGTCCGCCCCGAAGCCACCCGGGACGGGCACCTCCTCATGGGGCAGAACTGGGACTGGTTCCCCGAGGTGGCGGGCGCGGTAGTGCGCACCACTGAACCGGACGGCCTCGAGACCCTGGGGTACACCGAGGCCGGCATCCTGGGCGCCAAGATCGGCCTCAACAGCGCCGGGGTGGGGGTGGGGGTGAACGGCCTCACCTCCACCGCGGACGCTTGGGACCGCCGCACCACCCCGTTTCACGTGCGGCTTTGGCGCGTGCTGCGCGCCCGCACCTTCAACGCCGCCGTAGCGGTCGTGACGGACAAGCCCCGCGCCTGCTCGATGAACCTCCTCATCGGGCAGGCCCCCGACCGGGTCGTAAGCCTCGAGGCGGCCCCCGACGGGATGTACCGCCTCACCTGCCGGGACGGGTGCCTCACGCACGCGAACCACTTCACCCACCCCGAAGCCCTGGGAGTCACGGAGCCGCCCGACCCCCACCGGCCGCACTCCGTCGCCCGCGAGGCGCGCCTGCACGCGCTGCTCCGCGCCGCGCGTCCCCTCACGGTGGAGAAGATCCAGCGCATCCTGCAGGACGGGGAGGGCCAGCCGTGGGATCTGTGCCGCCACGCCCTCCCAGACCTCCCCCCGGACGAGCGGTACGCCACGGTCGTCAGCGTGGTGATGGACCTCACCGCACGCACCCTGCACCTCGCGGACGGCCCCCCGTGCACCCACGCCTTCCAGACCTTCGCCCTATAG